A region from the Irregularibacter muris genome encodes:
- a CDS encoding potassium channel family protein, which yields MERKNAMFMKKKSVLIIGIGRFGRYLAHKFSELGNEVMIVDRSEEKLNDLVSIVTSAQIGDCTNLEVLRSLGVSNFDICFVCIGSNFQSSIEITYQLKELGAQYVIAKVNREIHEKFLLRNGADEVVYPEKESANKTALRLSANHVFDYIELTSEYSIIEIPPLSLWIGKTIANVDVRSRYNINILAIKINNKVSPLPDADYIFKNEEHLIIAGNRADLMCLMKKL from the coding sequence ATGGAAAGGAAAAACGCTATGTTCATGAAAAAGAAATCAGTATTAATAATAGGAATAGGTCGATTTGGCAGATACTTAGCACATAAATTTTCAGAACTAGGTAATGAGGTAATGATTGTAGATCGATCTGAGGAGAAATTAAATGATTTAGTCTCTATTGTAACAAGTGCTCAAATAGGAGACTGCACCAATTTGGAAGTTTTACGTTCTTTAGGTGTTTCCAATTTTGATATTTGCTTTGTTTGTATTGGGTCTAACTTTCAATCTTCTATTGAGATAACTTATCAATTAAAAGAATTAGGTGCCCAATATGTCATTGCAAAGGTAAACAGAGAAATTCATGAAAAATTTCTTCTACGCAATGGGGCTGATGAAGTTGTATATCCCGAGAAGGAGAGTGCGAATAAAACCGCTTTAAGATTGAGTGCTAATCATGTATTTGATTATATTGAATTAACGTCTGAATACTCTATTATTGAAATACCTCCTCTAAGTTTATGGATTGGTAAAACTATTGCTAATGTAGATGTACGAAGTAGATATAATATTAATATACTTGCTATTAAGATAAATAATAAGGTATCCCCACTTCCTGATGCAGATTATATTTTTAAGAATGAAGAGCATCTAATCATTGCAGGAAATAGAGCGGATCTAATGTGTCTTATGAAAAAATTATAA
- a CDS encoding response regulator: protein MENPKILIIEDDKYILNFISLSLKTNGYAFETASTGIKGISLFYSNHPDIILLDLGLPDIDGIEIIKSIRMISEVPILVVSARGQEKEKIIALDEGADDYITKPFYMGELLARIRVIQRKLKKAAKADNNEKFQLDYLTIDYEKRLVLIDNKEIHLTPIEYKLLTLLVANKGKVLTHNYILKEVWGYGEIGDSTTIRVFMANLRRKIEKDKSKPRFILTEVGVGYRFANE from the coding sequence ATGGAAAATCCAAAGATATTAATCATTGAGGATGACAAGTATATATTAAACTTTATTTCTCTTTCTTTAAAAACAAATGGCTATGCCTTTGAAACTGCTAGTACAGGCATAAAGGGGATTTCCCTTTTTTATAGTAATCATCCAGATATTATTTTGCTTGATTTAGGACTACCGGATATTGATGGTATTGAGATTATTAAATCCATTCGCATGATATCAGAAGTCCCAATACTAGTAGTATCAGCAAGAGGGCAGGAAAAGGAAAAAATTATAGCATTGGATGAGGGTGCTGATGATTATATTACAAAGCCATTTTATATGGGAGAGCTATTGGCACGTATTCGAGTTATACAGCGGAAATTAAAAAAGGCAGCAAAAGCCGACAATAATGAAAAATTTCAGTTAGACTATTTAACAATAGATTATGAAAAACGATTAGTTTTGATAGATAATAAGGAAATACATCTTACACCTATTGAATACAAACTATTGACATTACTTGTAGCCAACAAAGGTAAGGTTTTAACTCACAATTATATTTTAAAGGAAGTTTGGGGCTATGGTGAAATAGGTGATTCCACAACAATTCGTGTTTTCATGGCAAATCTTAGACGTAAGATAGAGAAGGACAAATCTAAACCCCGTTTCATTTTAACAGAGGTCGGTGTGGGCTATCGTTTTGCAAATGAATAA
- a CDS encoding putative holin-like toxin, producing the protein MSTYEAISLMLSFGVFTISPISLIVILLKDNKQGKK; encoded by the coding sequence ATGAGTACATACGAAGCAATATCTTTAATGCTAAGCTTTGGTGTATTTACCATATCGCCAATCTCCTTAATTGTTATTCTGTTAAAGGATAACAAACAAGGAAAAAAGTAA
- a CDS encoding ABC transporter permease, producing the protein MKIINELSSSAIKNNKKDTLATRFSILMAVILLGTIVFIMGSFKADDYNNIKSMIGDYHVSFSEIDEPIYDYLTTHKEINHVEFDKIIETGMNEVIYEKSPDYWNTQDFEIIQGKKPTKEGELIVPSRFLVKNNTYTIGSELKFGDRNYIIVGEYNDYGYGYSFEDSILFGYLENQTKENLLQNNAGVRAYLWYDSPRDTYTLTRQMLNEFQINESEAENSGRLSYNTGILEYKMIYPSGLIPPKSVVVDVIETYSLCFLLTILFAVMIYGAFNVWNSRDIKELALLKSVGMTEKQVKKMVRLKVLRLSVTPILAGTVISYGVANLLMYLVWLNNSISNKNLSDLFGAKMRAYDFHFIGISVSPIILIIILSLLTVYFSALIPSRKSAKLRIIEGLNGRKDKKNKYGASKIGGQIEISLARDYFKSYKSTYRTIILAMIISAMAITVTLVSQSYRALNMEYDQFNNPYHFTSDIFTSSKLEDEMISKINDVKGIDELHVYGYKDFNFLLEDNENFASEELSGAFTKGKKSSNNMYLRLYGLSDNDYQNILKENNLDNDIGYVLLNKTPKSNFVPYTFREYIPLTEKDDKNIVVGYDIEGKSANVPIGGFIDTFPYELDEHGDSGVYIFTAMNNLEKFNDEADPVNYYTIQFKANQDLARVSDESERIISSFIPESDYSISTTLLTEASDNEIIRNEHLLNAGIQIIFLIIALSNAYNSFHGNLRARKREFQLLTTVGMTEKQIKKMILSESRLLFTKTLIAYIAVFIVAVIARVYRSNYNFGFGLKELLANINYIPIILVFGITLLGMLLAIHSSIQTIFKDDLNDTIREI; encoded by the coding sequence ATGAAGATTATTAATGAACTTTCAAGTTCTGCAATTAAAAATAATAAAAAGGATACATTGGCAACTAGATTTTCTATTCTTATGGCTGTGATATTGCTTGGTACAATTGTGTTCATTATGGGGTCATTCAAAGCTGATGACTATAATAATATTAAATCCATGATTGGAGACTATCACGTCTCATTTTCAGAAATTGATGAACCAATCTATGATTATTTGACAACTCATAAAGAGATAAACCACGTTGAATTTGATAAAATTATTGAAACAGGTATGAATGAAGTGATTTATGAAAAAAGTCCAGATTACTGGAATACGCAAGATTTTGAGATTATTCAAGGAAAAAAGCCAACCAAGGAAGGGGAACTGATTGTTCCATCCCGTTTCTTAGTAAAGAATAACACATATACAATTGGGTCAGAATTAAAATTCGGTGATAGAAACTACATTATTGTTGGCGAATACAATGATTATGGATATGGATATAGTTTTGAGGATTCCATTCTCTTCGGTTACTTAGAAAATCAAACAAAAGAGAATTTGCTTCAAAATAATGCAGGTGTGCGAGCATATTTATGGTATGACTCTCCAAGAGATACCTATACGCTCACAAGACAAATGTTAAATGAATTTCAGATTAATGAATCTGAAGCTGAGAATTCTGGAAGATTATCCTATAATACAGGTATTTTAGAATATAAAATGATTTATCCATCAGGACTTATTCCTCCTAAAAGTGTTGTGGTTGATGTCATTGAAACTTATAGTCTTTGTTTTCTATTAACGATTCTTTTTGCCGTAATGATATACGGTGCTTTTAATGTATGGAATAGTCGAGATATTAAAGAACTTGCGTTGCTCAAAAGTGTAGGAATGACCGAGAAACAAGTGAAAAAAATGGTACGACTTAAAGTTTTAAGACTTTCTGTGACACCAATTTTAGCTGGTACAGTGATTTCTTACGGTGTTGCTAATCTTCTTATGTATTTGGTTTGGTTGAATAATTCTATTAGCAACAAAAATCTATCTGACTTATTTGGTGCGAAAATGCGGGCTTATGATTTTCATTTTATTGGAATATCTGTATCACCCATCATTTTGATTATCATTTTGTCATTACTTACTGTTTATTTTTCAGCATTGATACCATCTAGAAAAAGTGCAAAATTGCGTATTATAGAAGGACTAAATGGTAGAAAAGATAAAAAAAATAAATACGGGGCTTCTAAAATTGGTGGACAAATTGAAATATCATTAGCAAGAGATTACTTTAAGTCTTATAAATCTACCTATAGAACAATTATTTTGGCTATGATTATTTCAGCTATGGCTATAACAGTCACACTGGTTTCACAGTCATATAGAGCATTAAACATGGAATACGACCAATTTAATAACCCCTATCATTTTACTTCAGATATTTTCACATCTTCTAAATTAGAGGATGAAATGATAAGTAAAATCAATGATGTAAAAGGCATTGATGAGTTACATGTTTATGGGTATAAAGACTTCAATTTTCTTTTAGAGGATAATGAGAATTTTGCTTCTGAGGAGTTGTCGGGTGCTTTTACTAAAGGCAAAAAAAGCAGTAATAACATGTATTTGAGGCTATATGGATTATCAGATAATGATTATCAGAATATTCTCAAAGAAAATAACTTGGATAATGATATCGGGTATGTTCTTTTAAATAAGACACCTAAAAGTAATTTCGTTCCTTATACATTTAGAGAGTATATCCCTTTGACCGAGAAAGATGATAAAAATATCGTTGTCGGATATGACATCGAGGGTAAGTCTGCAAATGTGCCCATTGGTGGGTTTATCGATACTTTTCCTTATGAATTAGATGAACATGGTGACAGCGGAGTATATATTTTTACCGCTATGAATAACCTGGAAAAATTTAATGATGAAGCAGACCCTGTAAATTACTATACCATACAGTTCAAAGCAAATCAGGATTTAGCTAGAGTATCAGATGAAAGTGAACGTATTATATCATCATTCATTCCAGAATCAGATTATTCTATAAGCACTACTCTACTAACAGAAGCTAGTGATAATGAAATAATAAGAAATGAACATCTTTTGAACGCAGGTATTCAGATTATTTTTCTGATTATTGCATTGTCCAATGCATACAATAGTTTTCATGGGAATCTTAGGGCTAGAAAAAGAGAATTTCAACTTCTCACTACTGTCGGTATGACAGAAAAACAAATAAAGAAAATGATTTTATCTGAAAGTCGACTTCTTTTTACAAAGACACTGATAGCTTATATTGCAGTATTCATTGTAGCCGTCATAGCACGTGTTTATAGAAGTAATTATAACTTTGGATTTGGATTGAAAGAACTATTAGCAAATATTAATTATATTCCAATTATATTGGTGTTTGGGATCACCCTACTTGGTATGTTGCTTGCAATTCATAGTAGCATTCAGACCATATTTAAAGATGATTTAAATGACACTATCAGGGAAATTTAA
- a CDS encoding ABC transporter ATP-binding protein — protein sequence MSLVKANDLTKTYDSTVPVTVLTDVNFQMEKGDFVSIIGDSGSGKSTFLHLLAGVDTPTSGDIFIQDKNITKLSKEDLTVFRRRNIGVIYQFFNLIPNITVRKNILLPLLLDSRREDKGYFNEIISTLGIEDKLNRYPKQLSGGEQQRVAIARSLITRPAIILADEPTGNLDRKNSEEITALFRLVNKRFMSTIMIITHDEKVANSCDKVYKMIDGKLQVMREGD from the coding sequence ATGAGTCTTGTAAAAGCAAACGATTTAACGAAAACATATGATTCCACAGTTCCTGTTACTGTCTTAACTGATGTGAATTTTCAAATGGAAAAAGGAGATTTCGTTTCAATTATTGGTGATAGTGGGTCGGGAAAATCAACGTTTCTTCATTTATTAGCTGGCGTAGATACACCAACAAGTGGGGATATCTTTATCCAAGATAAAAATATTACAAAATTAAGCAAAGAAGATTTAACTGTTTTTAGAAGAAGAAATATTGGTGTTATCTATCAATTCTTTAATTTAATTCCTAATATAACCGTTAGAAAAAATATTCTACTTCCACTATTACTGGATTCTCGAAGAGAAGATAAAGGATATTTTAATGAAATTATATCCACGTTAGGTATAGAGGATAAATTAAACCGTTACCCCAAGCAACTCTCAGGGGGAGAACAACAGCGAGTTGCCATTGCAAGAAGTCTGATTACGAGACCTGCCATCATTTTAGCTGATGAACCTACAGGGAACTTAGATAGGAAAAATTCAGAAGAAATAACAGCTTTATTCAGGCTTGTAAATAAACGTTTCATGTCAACCATCATGATTATTACTCATGATGAAAAAGTCGCAAATTCTTGTGATAAGGTATATAAGATGATCGATGGCAAATTGCAAGTAATGAGGGAAGGAGATTAA
- a CDS encoding sensor histidine kinase — translation MNVVLFILIKLNDIRQDKMINKKIHSVFELLNTLDADTDNYEVIDDEFGRLRDEIVKTVIEKRQVAAEATKNRDTLKTYVEDIAHQIKTPLTGILLMLDLINEEPTNVDEYARYIRNDVNRLYQLTDILLKMASLDSGLVPMRNEVFSVKELLIEIKTSLESFFAKDNLPVVIKGDDFTLFRDEQWVYEAVFNIIKNGLEASEEKGIEIELKTSNIHQSILVRDYSEGISDKMLQKYYTRFYKSNPKTKGFGIGLPMAKSIMEKQNGDLLYFREKNSNYFELRFYK, via the coding sequence GTGAATGTAGTTCTATTTATATTGATTAAATTAAATGATATTAGACAAGATAAAATGATCAATAAAAAAATACATAGTGTATTTGAATTATTAAATACATTAGATGCAGATACAGACAATTATGAAGTTATTGATGATGAGTTTGGACGATTAAGGGACGAGATTGTAAAAACTGTTATTGAGAAAAGACAAGTAGCTGCAGAAGCTACAAAGAACAGAGATACTTTAAAAACATACGTAGAGGATATAGCTCATCAAATCAAAACACCCTTAACAGGTATATTGCTTATGTTGGATTTAATAAACGAAGAGCCAACGAATGTAGATGAATACGCAAGGTATATCAGAAATGATGTGAATAGATTATATCAATTAACCGATATCCTTCTTAAAATGGCGTCTTTGGATTCTGGTTTAGTGCCAATGAGAAATGAAGTGTTTAGTGTAAAAGAATTGCTCATAGAAATTAAAACAAGTTTAGAATCATTTTTTGCAAAAGATAATCTTCCAGTAGTTATAAAAGGTGATGACTTTACTTTATTTCGTGACGAACAATGGGTATATGAAGCCGTATTTAACATAATTAAAAATGGTCTAGAAGCTTCGGAAGAAAAAGGTATTGAAATAGAGTTAAAAACATCAAATATCCATCAAAGTATACTTGTTAGAGATTATAGTGAAGGGATATCTGACAAGATGTTACAGAAATATTATACACGATTTTATAAGTCCAATCCCAAGACGAAAGGGTTTGGGATTGGGCTTCCAATGGCAAAATCAATTATGGAAAAACAAAATGGAGATTTATTGTATTTTAGGGAAAAGAATTCGAATTATTTTGAGTTGAGATTTTATAAATAG
- a CDS encoding TrkH family potassium uptake protein has product MQLKKKFNLSYPKLSVLGFFLIIIIGAILLSLPISSRDGEFIPFINALFTSASATCVTGLVVYDTYSHFSVFGQIVILALIQVGGLGFMIIATMFLLALRKKIGIKERGFLKESVNSVHIGGVVRLTKHILIGTFLMEGIGAIILSIKFSYEMGMAAGIYNGVFHSVSAFCNAGFDLMGRYSKYSSLTRYSNDTLINLVIMFLIVIGGIGFIVWEDIYKHKYKFKKYQLHSKIVLCTTFLLIVCSVIIFYFMEMNNVLEDVGIKERALSSLFQVITPRTAGFNTVDIASLSEGSKLLTMILMIIGGSSGSTAGGIKTTTFVVSILSVVSLIRQSEDLNIFGRRLERGVLKQSSSIITIYLSVALLAMLFISFNQPELDLRDIVFEVFSAIGTVGMSTGITSSLDIASKMMIIVLMFCGRIGSLAVIMAISNHTNTVLTKSPVEKITIG; this is encoded by the coding sequence ATGCAGTTAAAAAAGAAATTTAATCTATCTTATCCAAAGTTAAGTGTTCTAGGCTTTTTTTTAATTATAATTATTGGGGCAATACTATTGTCATTGCCAATTTCATCGAGAGATGGTGAGTTTATACCATTTATTAATGCCTTATTCACCTCTGCATCTGCAACTTGTGTTACCGGCTTAGTAGTGTATGATACCTATAGTCATTTTTCAGTATTTGGTCAGATAGTCATATTAGCACTTATACAAGTTGGTGGTTTAGGTTTTATGATTATTGCAACTATGTTTTTGCTAGCTCTACGTAAAAAAATAGGAATTAAAGAGAGAGGATTTTTAAAAGAATCTGTAAATTCTGTACACATAGGTGGTGTTGTACGATTAACAAAGCATATATTGATTGGGACTTTTCTTATGGAGGGTATAGGAGCCATTATACTTTCCATTAAATTTAGTTATGAAATGGGAATGGCAGCTGGCATATATAATGGTGTTTTTCACTCAGTATCGGCTTTTTGTAATGCAGGTTTTGATTTAATGGGACGATATAGTAAGTACTCATCATTAACTAGGTATAGCAATGATACCCTGATCAATCTTGTTATCATGTTTTTGATAGTTATAGGAGGTATTGGATTTATTGTTTGGGAAGATATTTATAAGCATAAGTATAAATTTAAGAAGTATCAACTACATTCCAAGATTGTCCTATGTACAACATTTTTACTGATAGTATGTTCGGTTATTATATTTTATTTTATGGAAATGAACAATGTGTTAGAAGATGTTGGAATAAAAGAGCGGGCACTTTCATCTCTATTTCAAGTTATAACGCCTAGAACAGCGGGATTTAATACAGTGGATATCGCCTCGTTATCAGAGGGATCAAAACTTCTCACTATGATACTTATGATAATTGGTGGTAGCTCTGGTTCAACAGCTGGCGGTATTAAGACGACAACTTTTGTAGTTTCCATTCTTTCAGTAGTATCTTTAATAAGGCAGTCAGAAGATTTGAACATATTTGGTCGCAGATTAGAGAGAGGTGTATTGAAGCAATCCTCTAGTATTATTACTATCTATTTATCAGTGGCACTTTTGGCTATGCTGTTTATTAGCTTTAATCAACCTGAATTAGATTTAAGGGATATCGTCTTTGAAGTTTTTTCAGCAATTGGAACTGTTGGAATGTCCACTGGCATAACAAGTAGTTTGGATATTGCATCCAAAATGATGATTATTGTATTGATGTTTTGTGGGAGAATAGGTAGCCTTGCTGTGATTATGGCAATTTCTAATCATACAAACACTGTACTTACAAAAAGCCCTGTGGAAAAAATAACTATAGGTTAA
- a CDS encoding sensor histidine kinase → MSQQFQNHFECIFDEEKILINGDSSLLKRAFLKVLSNAVTHNENAIKVIIKVKSANENVVISIQDNRKGINENDLEHLFDRYYRGITTEKNSNETKLDMAIVKEIVDLHNGSIDVSSKAHEYTKFEIKLPLKEKHY, encoded by the coding sequence ATGTCCCAACAATTTCAAAATCACTTTGAATGTATTTTTGATGAAGAAAAAATTCTCATTAATGGCGATTCAAGTTTACTTAAAAGAGCATTTCTAAAGGTTTTAAGTAATGCAGTAACTCATAATGAGAATGCAATAAAAGTTATAATAAAAGTCAAATCGGCTAATGAGAATGTCGTTATAAGTATCCAAGATAACAGAAAAGGAATTAATGAAAATGATTTAGAACACTTATTTGATCGGTACTATAGAGGAATAACTACTGAAAAAAATTCTAATGAAACTAAATTAGATATGGCAATTGTTAAGGAAATAGTTGATTTACACAATGGTTCAATAGACGTTTCAAGTAAGGCACATGAATACACAAAATTCGAAATTAAGTTACCTTTAAAAGAGAAACATTATTAA
- a CDS encoding alpha/beta hydrolase, translating into MKQYFLNNKNTKVRVCEWGRKENPTIICLHGLGSTNLSFLELGELLKDKYYIISIDLPGHGRTPAFENDEDYGIPNLIKWISEVIQLVEKNSFYILAHSWGGCIALYYAAQYPEKVKKILLLDGGYHIKQIQYDYFINIDKNQLDFKPNCSLEEEIKSYIADFDGYVFTNWNDFLEVERNNYLRWSKLLEQAAKDLMKEEEDGTIRFCASGDTARGAIKSMYNFPTDGIYPKVETPILLMQATIPASWNEIRTLLVEEFQKRTNSLVKRVEATHLMHWDNPFQIAEEIIEWMK; encoded by the coding sequence ATGAAACAGTATTTTTTAAATAATAAAAATACAAAGGTACGGGTTTGTGAATGGGGAAGAAAAGAGAACCCTACAATTATTTGTTTACATGGACTAGGCAGTACTAATTTGAGTTTCTTAGAATTAGGGGAGCTTTTAAAAGACAAATACTACATTATATCTATTGACTTACCTGGTCACGGAAGAACACCAGCATTTGAGAATGACGAAGACTATGGAATCCCCAATTTAATAAAATGGATCTCAGAGGTAATCCAATTAGTGGAGAAAAATAGCTTTTACATATTGGCACATTCTTGGGGAGGATGTATTGCTTTGTATTATGCAGCGCAATATCCAGAAAAGGTAAAAAAAATACTATTACTAGATGGAGGCTATCATATAAAGCAGATTCAGTATGATTATTTTATAAATATAGATAAAAATCAGTTGGATTTTAAACCTAATTGCTCTTTAGAAGAGGAAATAAAATCATATATAGCAGATTTTGATGGCTATGTATTCACAAATTGGAATGACTTTTTAGAAGTGGAGAGGAACAACTATTTAAGATGGTCGAAACTATTAGAACAGGCTGCCAAGGATTTGATGAAAGAAGAAGAGGATGGAACAATCAGATTTTGTGCATCTGGAGATACGGCAAGAGGGGCTATTAAGTCTATGTATAACTTCCCTACGGATGGAATATATCCTAAAGTAGAGACGCCAATATTGCTAATGCAAGCAACAATCCCAGCATCTTGGAATGAGATTAGGACTTTATTAGTAGAAGAATTTCAAAAACGTACGAATTCTTTGGTAAAAAGAGTAGAAGCAACACATTTAATGCATTGGGATAATCCTTTTCAAATAGCAGAAGAAATAATAGAATGGATGAAATAA
- a CDS encoding putative holin-like toxin: MSTYEAISLMITFGVFTLSLISLIVNLLKDSK; this comes from the coding sequence ATGAGTACATACGAAGCCATATCTTTAATGATAACCTTTGGTGTATTCACTCTATCGCTAATCTCCTTAATTGTTAATCTGTTAAAGGATAGCAAATAA
- a CDS encoding sensor histidine kinase — protein sequence MVKLILLITLSTILSLFLGNFGIGKESIIMLFLVSVLVVAIVTKGYFYGMLASIISVFIFNYYFTEPIHTLVTYNTNDIILMIAFLGASLISDTMTKRFQKQLLIAKQNEHTARLLYKITESFLHITGKKNIILEGINYIYHNTHFNSRVILESKEVYTDEGREFSTDKMNIMEIPIQGLTKQLGVMQVVYCKENFALEHELLIKTVVIQMGLSLDREFIYNERENIRIAMEREKMRSNLLRAISHDLRTPLTGIVGASDVILDNLEQLEKSNIDKLVNDIKDEALWLNKIVINILNMTRIDEGKLVLDKSYEVVDDIIYEAMDHIYHIAKTKKISVSIPDEVIALYIDGKLIVQVLINLIDNAIKHTQDNESIFLRVYAKGQSVIFEVADSGKGIDKNIENSLFDSFVTSSNKIIDGKRGMGLGLTICKAIVEAHGGTISASRAVEGGALFTFTLPLMEER from the coding sequence ATGGTGAAATTAATTTTACTAATAACCCTTTCCACAATATTATCATTGTTTCTGGGTAACTTTGGTATTGGTAAAGAAAGTATTATTATGTTATTTTTGGTGAGTGTTTTAGTTGTAGCCATTGTTACAAAGGGGTATTTTTATGGTATGCTAGCTTCTATTATTAGTGTATTTATATTTAATTATTATTTTACAGAACCCATTCATACCCTTGTGACTTATAACACCAATGATATTATATTAATGATTGCATTTTTAGGAGCATCGTTAATATCGGACACCATGACAAAAAGATTCCAAAAACAACTATTAATTGCTAAACAGAATGAACATACTGCGAGGCTTCTATATAAAATCACAGAAAGTTTTTTACACATTACTGGGAAAAAGAATATTATCCTAGAGGGCATTAATTATATTTATCACAATACTCATTTTAATAGCAGGGTAATCTTAGAATCAAAAGAAGTCTATACCGATGAAGGGAGAGAATTTTCCACTGATAAAATGAATATTATGGAAATCCCCATTCAAGGCTTAACCAAGCAATTGGGAGTAATGCAGGTAGTGTATTGTAAAGAAAATTTCGCCTTAGAGCATGAACTCCTAATTAAGACAGTTGTCATCCAAATGGGATTATCCCTTGATAGGGAGTTTATTTATAATGAACGTGAAAATATACGTATTGCTATGGAAAGAGAAAAAATGCGTAGCAATTTATTAAGGGCAATCTCCCATGATCTTAGAACTCCATTGACAGGTATTGTTGGAGCGAGTGATGTCATCCTTGATAATTTAGAGCAGCTAGAAAAGTCGAATATAGATAAACTGGTAAATGATATAAAAGATGAGGCTCTTTGGCTAAATAAAATTGTTATAAATATTTTAAACATGACTCGAATTGATGAAGGAAAGCTAGTATTGGATAAGTCTTATGAAGTAGTTGACGATATTATATATGAGGCAATGGACCACATATATCATATTGCAAAAACAAAGAAAATTTCTGTTTCTATACCTGATGAGGTCATTGCCCTCTATATTGATGGAAAGCTTATTGTCCAGGTACTCATTAACTTAATAGATAATGCAATAAAACATACACAAGATAATGAAAGTATTTTTTTACGAGTATATGCAAAGGGACAGTCGGTAATCTTTGAAGTAGCAGATAGTGGTAAAGGTATTGATAAGAATATTGAAAACTCATTGTTTGATAGTTTTGTAACTTCTTCTAACAAAATTATAGATGGTAAAAGAGGAATGGGACTGGGATTGACCATATGCAAGGCCATTGTTGAGGCACATGGTGGTACAATATCTGCTAGTAGGGCAGTAGAAGGAGGAGCATTATTTACATTTACACTACCCCTAATGGAGGAAAGATAA
- a CDS encoding response regulator transcription factor, protein MKILILEDDSTIAFAIQSYMKRFEIKTDIFDSLEAISDIDMNDYDLAILDVNLPDGSGFEYLKYIREYYDIPVVMLTVRDSEENILTGFDYGADEYITKPFSLPILKARMDNIFKRRSQDGEDLTFQELVLDSAFKTARINNKNIELNRQEFDVLEIFLLNKGLNITREHLIDSVWGYNLYEINDNTLTVTIKRLRNKLGTYGDNIKTVRGIGYRWESEKL, encoded by the coding sequence GTGAAAATATTAATACTTGAAGATGACAGTACGATTGCTTTTGCTATTCAATCTTATATGAAGCGGTTTGAAATAAAAACGGATATCTTTGATTCATTGGAAGCAATTTCTGATATAGATATGAATGACTATGATTTGGCGATTTTAGATGTAAATCTTCCTGATGGTTCAGGCTTTGAGTATCTTAAATATATTCGAGAATATTATGACATACCAGTTGTAATGCTGACAGTTAGAGATAGTGAAGAAAATATTTTAACGGGATTTGATTATGGAGCAGATGAATATATTACGAAACCCTTTTCACTGCCTATTTTAAAGGCAAGAATGGATAATATATTCAAGAGAAGATCTCAAGATGGGGAAGATCTCACTTTTCAAGAACTCGTTTTAGATAGTGCATTTAAAACAGCAAGAATTAATAATAAAAACATTGAATTAAATAGGCAAGAATTTGATGTACTTGAAATCTTCCTCCTTAATAAAGGACTTAATATTACCAGAGAACATCTTATTGATTCTGTGTGGGGATATAATTTATATGAGATTAACGATAACACATTGACAGTAACAATAAAGCGATTACGGAACAAGTTGGGAACTTATGGAGATAATATTAAGACTGTACGAGGCATCGGATATCGTTGGGAAAGTGAGAAACTATGA